ATACTCCCCACACTAATTGCCCTGTTGCTCAAAGATCTGGCATATGGAGGAACAATGCCTTCCTTGAAAATTAATTCATGATAAACCTCATCACAGATTACATAAAAATCATACTCTTCTGCCCATTGCAGAATAGTCTTTAGTTGCTGTTCATTAATTACAGCACCGGTGGGGTTATTGGGTATGTTTAAGACAAGCAGCCTGGTTGTACTGTCAATCATTTTTGATAATTTTTCTAAATCCGGCTGGAAACAGTTCTCATAAGACAATTTCCAGTACTCCACTTGTGCGCCACGGGCTTCAGCTATTGAATATAGGGATTGATAGGCTGGCCAGAGCACAATTACTTTATCACCTTTATTGGCTAAAACATTAGATAAAAGAAAATCTGCCTCAATAGCCCCGGTTGTAACAAGAATATTTTCTGCAGAAGTATCAGGACCATATAGATTTGCAATTTTATCTCTCAATAAATCACTGCCTTCAGTAGGATTATATCCGATTTTAATTTTAGCAATATCCTGTAACAAATCTACATTCGGATTTAATTTGTTTAATTCTTCAAGTGTAAACGGTTTCGCATCTGTTTCAGCTAATTCATATTTTGCTTTGGTTTCATAAGTATTCAGCCATCGTTCTACCTGGAATGGTTTAATTTTCATTTTATTCTCCTCAGAAATAGACAACTTAGTCTGTTAATTATTGAAAAATCTCGCCCCGGAATCATTGATATTTTTCCGGAAGCGAGATATTTTTACAAGTTTACATTAATTAAGAGTATTTAACACAATTAAATAATTTAATTTGCCATCATGCATTCAGCTAAATTTTGAGTGAATGCTTCCAGGTCTTCATCTAACAGGTCTCCATATTCACCATAGCAATCAGAAATTTTGTTTAAATCTCCCATGAAATAGGCATTTACCAGATTGTCCCAGATTGGAGTCTGTTGGATTTTTGCCAGTCCTTCATTGATTAATGGAAGAATTTCTTTCGGGTCACCTTTTTGGACATAGAAAACATATTCTTCCTCGGTATTAATGGTTCCGACAATTTTGATAGGATTGTGTTTAGTAAATGC
Above is a genomic segment from Atribacterota bacterium containing:
- a CDS encoding aminotransferase class I/II-fold pyridoxal phosphate-dependent enzyme; amino-acid sequence: MKIKPFQVERWLNTYETKAKYELAETDAKPFTLEELNKLNPNVDLLQDIAKIKIGYNPTEGSDLLRDKIANLYGPDTSAENILVTTGAIEADFLLSNVLANKGDKVIVLWPAYQSLYSIAEARGAQVEYWKLSYENCFQPDLEKLSKMIDSTTRLLVLNIPNNPTGAVINEQQLKTILQWAEEYDFYVICDEVYHELIFKEGIVPPYARSLSNRAISVGSMSKAYGLSGLRVGWIAAPEKVIDECWSWKDYTSISNSPINDYLASFALDHFKQISTRNHSIICKNRKILEEWFEEHKKYFDYYLPEAGVLCFPKLKNIHISSEQLALDLFNRKSLLVVPGECFDIPNHLRIGFGGDSDKLRKSLSVFADYLKENF